One window from the genome of Serinibacter salmoneus encodes:
- a CDS encoding phytoene desaturase family protein — MAREATDVVVVGSGPNGLAAAVTAARAGLSVTLLEAQETLGGGSRTLDLQLAPGVVHDICSAVHPMALASPFLREFDLAARGVRLAVPEVSYAQPLDGGRAGLAWRDLDRTVEGLGPDGAAWRSLMAPLAQHSDAVVALAMGDKRSVPPELLSAGGMRAALAFAGGLLGQGTVAWDRGFTGQEAPALLTGVAAHAIAPVPGLAPAGTMLLLGALAHAGGWPIPVGGSQAIADALLADLVAHGGVVRTGVPVTTWRDLPRARAYLMDVTPRAAASIWGDRLPARVRRGLEAFRYGDAAAKVDFVLSEPVPWAAPGVSRAGTVHVGGSRADMALAEAEIAAGRHAEAPMVLASEPDRFDPSRRSAAGLRPLWTYAHVPAGSTRDVTEDVTRQIERFAPGFREVIVASRCVPAAEMAHHNANYIGGDIAAGAVSIWRMVARPRASWDPYALGIPGVSLCSSSTPPGPGVHGMSGWFAARRVLRSRFGVAAPSLAPA, encoded by the coding sequence GTGGCACGGGAGGCGACGGACGTCGTCGTCGTCGGCTCCGGGCCCAACGGCCTGGCCGCGGCGGTCACCGCCGCGCGGGCGGGACTCTCGGTGACCCTCCTGGAGGCGCAGGAGACCCTGGGCGGCGGATCACGCACCCTGGACCTGCAGCTCGCCCCGGGGGTGGTGCACGACATCTGCTCCGCCGTGCACCCCATGGCGCTCGCCTCGCCCTTCCTGCGGGAGTTCGACCTCGCCGCCCGGGGGGTGCGGCTCGCCGTGCCGGAGGTCTCCTACGCCCAGCCGTTGGACGGTGGCCGTGCGGGCCTGGCGTGGCGGGACCTGGATCGCACCGTCGAGGGCCTGGGGCCCGACGGCGCAGCCTGGCGCTCGCTGATGGCGCCCCTGGCGCAGCACTCCGATGCCGTGGTCGCGCTCGCGATGGGCGACAAGCGGTCCGTGCCACCCGAGCTGCTCAGCGCGGGCGGGATGCGGGCGGCGCTCGCCTTCGCCGGCGGGCTGCTCGGCCAGGGGACCGTGGCGTGGGATCGGGGCTTCACCGGGCAGGAGGCGCCCGCGCTGCTCACGGGCGTGGCGGCCCACGCCATTGCGCCGGTGCCCGGGCTCGCGCCGGCGGGGACGATGCTCCTGCTGGGGGCGCTCGCGCACGCCGGCGGCTGGCCGATCCCCGTGGGTGGCAGCCAGGCGATCGCCGACGCGCTGCTCGCGGACCTGGTGGCGCACGGGGGTGTGGTGCGCACGGGCGTGCCGGTCACCACGTGGCGCGACCTGCCGCGGGCCCGGGCGTACCTGATGGACGTCACCCCGCGCGCCGCGGCGAGCATCTGGGGCGATCGGCTGCCGGCGCGGGTGCGTCGTGGGCTGGAGGCATTCCGGTACGGCGACGCCGCCGCCAAGGTGGACTTCGTGCTCTCCGAGCCGGTGCCGTGGGCGGCACCCGGGGTGTCCCGGGCAGGGACGGTCCACGTGGGGGGATCGCGTGCCGACATGGCGCTCGCGGAGGCGGAGATCGCCGCCGGGCGGCACGCCGAGGCACCGATGGTCTTGGCGAGCGAACCGGACCGGTTCGACCCGTCGCGGCGCAGCGCGGCGGGTCTGCGGCCGCTGTGGACCTACGCACACGTACCGGCGGGGTCCACGCGGGATGTCACCGAGGACGTGACGCGGCAGATCGAGCGGTTCGCTCCGGGATTCCGGGAGGTGATCGTGGCCTCGAGGTGCGTGCCAGCGGCCGAGATGGCCCACCACAACGCGAACTACATCGGCGGGGACATTGCCGCCGGCGCCGTGTCGATCTGGCGGATGGTGGCGCGCCCGCGGGCCTCCTGGGACCCCTACGCGCTGGGTATCCCAGGGGTCTCCCTGTGCTCGTCCTCCACGCCGCCGGGCCCGGGCGTCCACGGGATGTCGGGGTGGTTCGCCGCGCGCCGGGTGCTGCGCTCCCGCTTCGGGGTGGCTGCGCCGTCGCTCGCGCCCGCCTGA
- a CDS encoding alpha/beta hydrolase family protein, producing the protein MRPEDLDLLRTVGHPSLDPSGAWAVVAVTRSDLESDSYRSRLWRVPLTAQAPWQPLTSGTRDSSPVVSPDGSRIAFLRATGSAPPQLAIMSADGGEAEVLTDHLLGVSGTPVFSPDSTRIAYVARVPEHGRFGTDSAVGPDAEPARRITTFTYRLDGPGFTIGRPSHLHLIDVPAPAEPGREQHPPRPVRITSGLDGVSAPVFSPDGDRILALREVPDTLRPDLVEILLDVPSEEAAQPASEPGGAAVRPATIRAIPIPLAVRAIAFGAATARTQVTGDLQNHLAVAAELPREGEGAARGSQDGAAQVQEGHEVYFLASDYGPDGVELVGVNAALMRADLIHGELHHLTRLTDPEIDDLHPGAGPGAGGIQVLTGGADAAVLLTRVRRGRTELVLAQGAAAGADLRVLHTGSVVGAHALPDGRVVAGVVLPESPGEVVLLDSADAGGTPRVWSLGDLAAALREARGVRISTELTAQAPDGYPVHGWLATPDPQRVGAGPHPVLLMIHGGPYAAYEDVFFDEVQAYTQAGYAVVYGNPRGGAGYGADHGRAIQGRWGTVDAQDVLALLDHALATHPELDAARTGVLGGSYGGYLTAWLTTRTDRFVAAVVERGFLDPISFAGSSDIGWVFGHQNLGEDPERLAAQSPMAHLSRVVTPTLVIHSEQDWRCPVEQGQRWYVGLRRQGVPTELLLFPGEGHELSRSGRPRHRRERFEAILEWFGRYLPLEA; encoded by the coding sequence GTGAGACCTGAGGACCTGGACCTGTTGCGTACTGTCGGCCACCCGAGCCTGGACCCCAGCGGGGCCTGGGCGGTGGTGGCAGTGACCCGCTCGGACCTGGAGAGCGACTCCTACCGCAGTCGGCTGTGGCGGGTCCCCCTCACCGCGCAGGCCCCGTGGCAGCCGCTGACCTCCGGCACCCGGGACTCCAGCCCGGTGGTCTCCCCGGACGGCTCGCGGATCGCGTTCCTGCGTGCCACCGGCTCCGCGCCGCCCCAGTTGGCGATCATGTCCGCCGACGGCGGCGAGGCCGAGGTCCTCACCGATCACTTGCTCGGGGTCAGCGGCACCCCCGTCTTCTCCCCGGACTCCACCCGCATCGCGTACGTGGCGCGGGTCCCCGAGCACGGCCGGTTCGGCACCGACAGCGCGGTCGGCCCCGACGCCGAGCCCGCCCGCCGGATCACCACCTTCACCTATCGCCTCGATGGCCCCGGCTTCACCATCGGCCGCCCGAGCCATCTGCACCTGATCGACGTGCCCGCCCCGGCCGAGCCCGGCAGGGAGCAGCACCCGCCCCGTCCCGTGCGGATCACCTCGGGTCTCGACGGCGTCTCCGCCCCGGTCTTCTCGCCCGACGGTGATCGCATCCTCGCCCTGCGCGAGGTCCCGGACACCCTGCGACCCGACCTGGTCGAGATCCTGCTGGACGTGCCGAGCGAGGAGGCCGCGCAGCCCGCATCCGAACCCGGGGGAGCGGCCGTGCGGCCCGCCACGATCCGCGCGATCCCCATCCCGCTGGCGGTGCGCGCGATCGCCTTCGGCGCGGCGACGGCCCGGACTCAGGTGACCGGCGACCTGCAGAACCACCTCGCGGTGGCTGCAGAACTGCCTCGCGAAGGGGAGGGGGCGGCCCGGGGGAGCCAGGACGGCGCGGCCCAGGTGCAGGAGGGGCACGAGGTCTACTTCCTGGCCTCGGACTACGGGCCCGACGGCGTGGAACTCGTGGGCGTGAACGCCGCCCTGATGAGGGCGGACCTCATCCACGGAGAGCTCCACCACCTGACCCGGCTCACCGACCCCGAGATCGACGACCTCCATCCCGGCGCCGGGCCGGGCGCGGGCGGGATCCAGGTGCTCACCGGGGGAGCGGACGCCGCCGTCCTGCTGACCCGGGTGCGCCGCGGGCGCACCGAACTCGTCCTGGCGCAGGGCGCTGCCGCGGGCGCGGACCTGCGGGTGCTGCACACCGGCAGTGTGGTGGGCGCCCACGCCCTGCCCGACGGCCGCGTGGTGGCCGGCGTGGTGCTCCCCGAGAGCCCCGGGGAGGTGGTGCTGCTCGACTCCGCCGATGCGGGCGGAACGCCGCGCGTGTGGTCGCTCGGCGACCTGGCCGCTGCGCTGCGCGAGGCGCGCGGCGTGCGGATCAGCACCGAGCTGACCGCGCAGGCCCCCGACGGCTACCCGGTGCACGGCTGGCTCGCAACGCCCGATCCGCAGCGGGTCGGTGCCGGTCCCCACCCCGTGCTCCTGATGATCCACGGCGGCCCGTACGCCGCCTACGAGGACGTGTTCTTCGACGAGGTGCAGGCCTACACCCAGGCGGGCTACGCCGTCGTGTACGGCAACCCGCGGGGCGGTGCCGGGTACGGTGCCGATCACGGCCGCGCGATCCAGGGCCGGTGGGGGACCGTGGACGCGCAGGACGTGCTCGCCCTGCTCGACCACGCCCTGGCGACCCACCCCGAGCTGGACGCCGCACGCACCGGGGTGCTCGGCGGCTCCTACGGGGGTTACCTCACGGCGTGGCTGACCACCCGTACGGACCGGTTCGTCGCCGCGGTGGTGGAGCGCGGCTTCCTGGACCCGATCAGCTTCGCCGGGTCCAGCGACATCGGCTGGGTGTTCGGCCACCAGAACCTCGGGGAGGACCCCGAGCGCCTGGCCGCGCAGAGCCCGATGGCGCACCTCTCCCGCGTGGTCACCCCCACGCTGGTGATCCACTCCGAGCAGGACTGGCGCTGCCCCGTGGAGCAGGGTCAGCGCTGGTACGTGGGGTTGCGCCGCCAGGGCGTACCGACCGAACTGCTGCTCTTCCCCGGTGAGGGGCACGAGCTCTCCCGCTCCGGACGGCCCCGGCACCGACGCGAACGCTTCGAGGCGATCCTGGAGTGGTTCGGGCGCTACCTGCCCCTCGAGGCCTGA